From Echinicola jeungdonensis, the proteins below share one genomic window:
- a CDS encoding HlyD family secretion protein encodes MLNISKNSISRFVQKSDYKSFKLLDQPKYFRFSRKISGIFIVLIIICLFLPWTQNIQSNGYVTTLMPKQRPQAIQPVISGRLENWYVREGEFVEKGDTIAYMSDAKSEYFDPNLLERTREQLEAKSQSILSYEDKVSAISQQYQALSEALQLKIKQTRNKILQAQNKVKMDSMDLVAYRTNLEIAKNQLERTNELYNKGLKSLTDLQEKELKVQEAQAKVTVQENKLINQRNSQDNLQIELSSVEQEYRDKLSKSQSDQQSALSGKLDAIANVSKLQNQLSNYQKRHQLYHITAPQSGYITKTITKGIGEYVKAGTDIVTIMPSNYELAVEVYVRPRDLPLIQRGNKVRLRFDGWPAIVISGWPEASTGVFTGRVFAIDRFISENGHYRLLVAPDTESRKWPEDLSVGTGVSSFFLLSDVPVWYELWRLLNGFPADYYRNEKEKTKQLKFKAPIKSVK; translated from the coding sequence ATGCTCAATATTTCGAAAAACAGCATTTCCAGGTTTGTCCAAAAAAGTGACTACAAATCATTTAAACTGCTTGATCAGCCAAAATATTTCCGGTTTTCCAGAAAAATCTCAGGCATATTTATTGTCCTGATCATCATTTGCCTTTTTCTTCCCTGGACCCAAAACATTCAATCCAATGGGTATGTAACAACTCTAATGCCTAAACAAAGACCTCAAGCCATTCAGCCTGTCATCTCTGGCAGGTTGGAAAACTGGTATGTTAGAGAAGGTGAATTTGTTGAAAAGGGGGATACAATAGCCTATATGAGTGATGCCAAAAGCGAATATTTTGACCCCAACCTTTTGGAAAGGACCCGGGAACAATTGGAAGCAAAAAGCCAAAGTATCCTTTCCTATGAGGATAAAGTATCCGCTATTTCACAACAATATCAAGCGCTTTCTGAAGCCCTTCAACTAAAAATCAAACAGACCAGGAACAAGATATTGCAGGCCCAAAACAAAGTTAAGATGGATAGCATGGACTTAGTGGCTTATCGTACCAACCTGGAAATCGCAAAAAATCAATTGGAACGGACTAATGAACTTTACAACAAAGGCCTGAAATCGCTTACTGACCTGCAGGAAAAAGAGCTAAAAGTTCAGGAAGCCCAAGCCAAGGTCACTGTCCAGGAAAACAAACTGATCAATCAAAGGAACAGCCAGGACAATCTTCAAATTGAGCTTTCCTCGGTAGAGCAGGAATATAGGGATAAGCTAAGTAAATCCCAGTCTGATCAACAATCTGCCTTATCAGGTAAGTTGGATGCCATCGCCAATGTTTCTAAACTTCAGAACCAGTTGAGCAATTACCAAAAAAGGCATCAACTTTACCATATTACTGCACCACAGTCCGGATATATTACCAAAACCATTACCAAAGGTATAGGTGAATACGTCAAGGCAGGAACTGATATTGTTACCATTATGCCTTCGAATTATGAATTGGCGGTAGAAGTTTATGTAAGACCCAGGGACCTTCCCTTGATCCAGCGGGGCAACAAAGTTAGACTTCGTTTTGACGGGTGGCCCGCCATTGTGATCAGCGGTTGGCCTGAAGCCTCCACGGGGGTCTTTACAGGAAGAGTTTTTGCCATCGACCGGTTTATCAGTGAAAATGGACACTACAGATTGCTCGTCGCCCCTGACACTGAATCCAGAAAATGGCCGGAGGATTTAAGTGTGGGAACCGGCGTTAGCTCCTTTTTCCTATTAAGTGATGTGCCTGTTTGGTATGAACTCTGGAGGTTGCTCAATGGCTTTCCAGCTGACTATTACCGCAACGAAAAGGAAAAAACCAAACAATTGAAATTTAAAGCACCTATCAAGTCTGTCAAATAA
- a CDS encoding aminotransferase class I/II-fold pyridoxal phosphate-dependent enzyme — protein MIDTLNQIVEDGFRRKLVHNYTEDEQFEETGNVTIEGTGLVNFGSCSYLGLENDPKLKEGVVHAVTQYGTQFSSSRTYLSIGLYLELETLLQQIFKKPLIVTASTTLGHLAAIPVLVGEKDAVIIDLQAHSSIQMTIQQLKAKKIPIFVIKHNSMEALETKIQNLNNKYDKIWYFADGVYSMYGDYASFGELEKLLNKYEKFHLYIDDAHGMGWTGKNGCGVVRSKMAHHEKMVLAVSLNKSFAAAGGCLVFPNKDLEKKVRNCGSTYIFSGPIQSPMLGAAIASAKLHLSNEINQRQGHLKKLIAYTNKRLDELHLPQFEKGDSPLFFIPVGLPKISYDIISQMKTDGFYLNTASFPAVPMKKSGIRFMINNRLGKSEIDAMLCQLQKNYIKVITDAGSSCEEVANNFNIPTFDIPVEISSPHGLNEGPSLVPILHRSILEENKEEWEAIFLNNGTLNYDNVTLVERTFSQQNIPENNWEFYYFTIKDQSGKTILKTFFTVSLTKDDMFSSGQVSEKVEKERLHSPYYLTSKSVISGSLITKGDHIFIDYEHKSWKRALEMLVDKMNQTLTQTQATKIMLRDFYGEQDLELKTTLLELGFTSFKLPNNLILNSLDWDSTETYLQRLNQKYRYNVRKEILKFEQRFILKFEKPNTEKELLKYYQLYEQVYHKSYDFNVFKLPLDYFKAMVDNSHCDFIQLYLKPEFSPENNIEEPVLVGVMFSQVNQSLYNALIVGLNYDFVYKQNTYKQILYQTVQRAKQLGCQKLDLAFTAELEKKKLGARPIDVYAYVQSTEHYNFNVLESL, from the coding sequence ATGATTGACACTTTGAATCAAATCGTTGAAGACGGTTTTAGAAGAAAACTGGTCCATAACTATACAGAGGATGAACAATTTGAAGAGACCGGGAATGTCACTATAGAAGGTACTGGCCTGGTCAATTTTGGTTCTTGTAGCTATTTGGGTTTGGAAAATGACCCCAAACTCAAAGAGGGAGTGGTTCATGCCGTCACCCAATATGGTACCCAGTTCTCTTCTTCCCGAACTTACCTTTCTATCGGTCTTTACCTGGAACTGGAAACCCTTTTACAACAAATTTTTAAGAAGCCGTTGATTGTCACCGCCAGTACCACCTTGGGCCACTTGGCCGCCATTCCTGTTTTGGTAGGGGAAAAAGATGCGGTGATCATCGATTTACAGGCCCATTCCAGCATCCAAATGACCATTCAGCAACTAAAGGCCAAAAAGATCCCCATTTTTGTTATCAAGCATAATAGCATGGAGGCTTTGGAAACCAAAATCCAAAACCTGAATAATAAGTATGACAAAATTTGGTATTTCGCCGATGGGGTTTATTCCATGTATGGTGATTATGCATCTTTTGGGGAGTTGGAAAAATTGCTGAACAAATATGAAAAGTTTCACCTATACATTGATGATGCCCATGGCATGGGTTGGACGGGTAAAAATGGTTGTGGGGTAGTTCGAAGTAAAATGGCCCATCACGAAAAAATGGTTCTAGCCGTTTCTCTAAACAAATCCTTTGCTGCTGCTGGTGGATGCCTGGTTTTCCCTAATAAAGATTTGGAAAAAAAGGTGCGTAATTGCGGGTCCACCTATATTTTCTCTGGCCCCATACAGTCACCCATGTTAGGAGCAGCCATTGCCTCGGCTAAGCTTCATTTATCCAATGAGATCAATCAAAGACAAGGCCACCTTAAAAAATTAATTGCTTATACGAATAAGCGATTGGATGAACTGCATCTTCCGCAATTTGAAAAAGGAGATAGCCCCTTATTTTTTATTCCCGTAGGCTTGCCCAAAATTAGTTATGACATCATCAGCCAAATGAAGACGGATGGTTTTTATCTTAATACCGCTTCATTCCCCGCTGTTCCCATGAAAAAGAGCGGTATCCGTTTTATGATCAATAACCGATTGGGCAAGTCGGAAATCGATGCCATGCTCTGCCAATTGCAGAAAAATTATATTAAGGTGATTACTGATGCAGGGAGTAGCTGTGAAGAAGTGGCCAACAATTTTAATATTCCCACCTTTGATATACCTGTTGAAATTTCCTCACCCCATGGCCTCAATGAAGGCCCCAGCCTTGTCCCCATCCTTCACCGCAGCATTTTGGAAGAAAACAAGGAGGAATGGGAGGCCATTTTCCTCAATAATGGCACCCTCAATTACGACAATGTCACATTGGTTGAGAGGACGTTTTCCCAACAAAACATACCTGAAAACAACTGGGAATTTTATTATTTTACCATCAAAGATCAATCAGGAAAAACTATTTTAAAAACATTCTTTACAGTATCTCTGACCAAGGATGACATGTTCTCTTCAGGCCAGGTTTCTGAAAAGGTAGAAAAGGAAAGATTACACTCTCCCTATTATCTGACTTCCAAAAGTGTAATCTCTGGTAGTTTAATCACCAAAGGGGATCATATTTTTATTGACTATGAACATAAAAGCTGGAAAAGGGCTTTGGAAATGCTGGTGGATAAAATGAACCAAACCCTTACACAAACCCAAGCCACCAAAATCATGTTGCGGGATTTTTATGGGGAACAAGACCTGGAATTGAAAACCACCTTGTTGGAATTGGGCTTTACCAGCTTTAAGCTACCCAACAACCTTATCCTTAATTCCCTGGACTGGGATTCTACCGAAACTTATCTACAAAGATTAAATCAAAAGTACCGCTATAATGTCCGAAAGGAGATTTTAAAATTCGAACAAAGGTTTATTTTAAAATTTGAAAAACCCAACACAGAGAAGGAGTTATTAAAATACTACCAACTTTACGAACAGGTTTATCATAAATCCTATGATTTCAATGTCTTTAAACTACCCCTAGATTATTTCAAAGCCATGGTGGACAATTCCCACTGTGATTTTATCCAGCTTTATCTAAAACCTGAATTTTCTCCGGAAAACAATATTGAGGAGCCGGTTCTTGTGGGGGTAATGTTTAGTCAGGTCAATCAGTCACTTTATAATGCTTTAATTGTGGGATTGAATTATGACTTTGTTTACAAGCAAAATACTTACAAGCAAATTCTTTATCAAACTGTCCAAAGAGCCAAACAGCTTGGGTGCCAAAAATTGGATTTGGCCTTTACTGCAGAGCTTGAAAAGAAAAAATTGGGGGCACGCCCAATTGATGTTTATGCATATGTGCAATCAACCGAGCATTATAATTTCAATGTATTGGAATCATTGTAA
- a CDS encoding peptidase domain-containing ABC transporter, translated as MAKISPLSRFWGLLKIYKPEIRQIYFYGVLIGLVNLSLPLGIQAIISYLQTGELSSSWVILVGIVLMGIAVSGTFQVMQLRIVENIQQNIFARSSMEFAFRLPRINVQQLDKIHAPELVNRFFDTLTIQKGLPKILIDFSLASFQIIFGMLLLAIYSPYFIVLGLFLLLVLWLMVKFTGPQGLKTSISESKYKYQLVHWLEELGRTQRSFKVSSKTNFHLRKADDITLDYLKHRESHFKVLLLQFKSFVSFKVLIAAGLLILGGILVYQQQLNIGQFVAAEIVIILIINSVEKLLRVLDSIYDVLTAFDKIGFVTDMNLDQNGGKKTVTPEQASTIALTKVNFSYPDNKGKVLKDLTLSIPSQSRVIFRGKSGGGKSTLLQVIAGILPVSSGDILLNGVPYHNYDKESFNSNVGLVFESNQIFEGTIKENITLGREVDENYFKEILDALEISDYIGQQADGVETLMDSGGRRTPRSIGQKILIARAICHQPGLLLLENPLQNIPKEETHAIIDYLTDPKHNWTLVVIADDDYWVEKSTQVITL; from the coding sequence ATGGCCAAAATTTCTCCCTTGAGCAGGTTCTGGGGCTTGCTCAAAATATATAAACCGGAAATCCGGCAGATTTATTTTTATGGTGTTTTGATTGGTTTGGTTAACCTCTCCTTACCTCTGGGCATCCAAGCCATCATCTCCTATTTACAAACAGGTGAACTTTCTTCCTCTTGGGTAATCTTGGTAGGAATTGTATTAATGGGAATTGCGGTTTCAGGTACTTTTCAGGTAATGCAATTGAGGATAGTGGAAAACATCCAGCAAAACATTTTTGCGCGGTCCTCCATGGAGTTTGCTTTCCGTCTTCCTCGCATCAATGTCCAACAACTTGACAAAATCCACGCACCCGAACTGGTCAACCGTTTTTTTGATACCCTGACTATTCAAAAGGGGCTTCCAAAAATCCTTATTGATTTTTCCTTGGCCTCTTTTCAGATTATATTTGGGATGTTGCTTCTAGCCATTTACAGCCCTTATTTTATTGTTTTGGGTTTATTTTTATTATTGGTTTTATGGCTAATGGTCAAGTTTACCGGCCCCCAGGGTTTGAAAACCAGTATTTCGGAAAGCAAATACAAATACCAATTGGTACATTGGCTTGAGGAACTGGGCAGGACCCAGCGAAGCTTTAAGGTGAGTTCAAAAACCAATTTTCACCTGAGGAAAGCGGACGATATCACTTTGGATTACCTCAAGCACAGGGAATCACACTTTAAAGTTCTCCTATTGCAATTCAAGTCCTTCGTCAGCTTTAAAGTCTTGATTGCTGCCGGACTTCTTATATTGGGTGGTATTTTGGTTTACCAGCAGCAATTGAACATAGGGCAGTTTGTGGCAGCGGAAATTGTCATCATTTTGATCATCAATTCCGTTGAAAAGCTTTTAAGGGTCTTGGATTCCATTTATGATGTATTAACTGCTTTTGATAAAATCGGTTTTGTTACTGATATGAACCTAGACCAAAATGGGGGCAAAAAGACGGTGACACCCGAACAAGCCTCCACTATTGCCCTCACCAAGGTCAATTTCAGCTATCCTGATAATAAGGGAAAAGTATTGAAAGACCTTACCCTTTCCATCCCCTCGCAATCCAGGGTTATTTTCCGTGGAAAGTCAGGAGGAGGGAAATCCACCTTACTACAGGTAATTGCAGGGATTCTTCCCGTAAGTTCTGGGGATATCTTACTCAACGGGGTCCCTTACCACAATTATGATAAGGAAAGCTTTAATAGCAATGTAGGATTGGTCTTTGAATCCAATCAGATATTTGAGGGCACCATTAAGGAAAATATTACCTTGGGAAGGGAGGTGGATGAAAACTATTTTAAAGAAATTCTCGATGCCTTGGAAATCTCAGATTACATCGGACAACAAGCCGATGGCGTGGAGACTTTAATGGACAGTGGGGGCAGAAGAACCCCCAGAAGCATTGGCCAAAAAATCCTTATTGCCAGGGCCATATGCCACCAACCGGGTTTATTGCTTTTGGAAAACCCTCTCCAAAACATTCCCAAAGAGGAAACTCATGCCATCATTGATTATCTGACGGATCCAAAACATAATTGGACACTGGTGGTCATCGCAGATGATGATTACTGGGTAGAGAAAAGCACCCAAGTCATTACCCTTTAA
- a CDS encoding carboxymuconolactone decarboxylase family protein encodes MPKIPKPFIDFKEDFPEVSQAYFSLGKSVHEAGPIDKKTRELIQLGISCGAQKEGAVHSHTRKALDAGCSKEEIRHAVLLMLPTLGMPSMMASMTWVNDILDSE; translated from the coding sequence ATGCCAAAGATACCAAAACCATTTATCGATTTTAAAGAAGATTTTCCTGAAGTAAGTCAGGCCTACTTTTCCTTAGGCAAATCTGTTCATGAAGCCGGACCCATTGACAAGAAAACCCGTGAGCTTATCCAATTGGGTATATCCTGTGGTGCCCAAAAGGAGGGCGCGGTGCACTCTCATACCCGAAAAGCCTTGGATGCCGGATGTAGCAAAGAAGAAATCAGGCACGCAGTTTTGCTGATGCTTCCCACCCTGGGTATGCCTTCCATGATGGCCTCCATGACCTGGGTAAACGACATTTTGGATTCAGAATAA
- a CDS encoding GYD domain-containing protein, translating into MAKFLIEGSYNPEGAKGLMKDGGTGRKETVEKMVTGMGGKIEAFYFAFGQHDVYVICDMPDAVTASAIAIAVNASGLVTISTTVLLTPEEVDQAVKKSVNYRPPGK; encoded by the coding sequence ATGGCAAAGTTTTTAATTGAGGGATCTTACAATCCGGAAGGTGCCAAAGGCTTAATGAAAGATGGAGGCACAGGCAGAAAGGAAACTGTTGAGAAAATGGTTACAGGAATGGGAGGCAAAATAGAAGCGTTTTATTTTGCTTTTGGCCAACATGATGTTTATGTCATTTGTGATATGCCTGACGCAGTGACCGCATCCGCAATCGCCATTGCAGTGAATGCTTCAGGTTTAGTCACCATCTCAACAACGGTACTTCTTACTCCAGAAGAAGTGGACCAAGCGGTTAAAAAATCAGTCAATTACCGGCCTCCAGGAAAATAG
- a CDS encoding TolC family protein, with protein MKAVNSRILIKILTLGLSFQALPFLALAQTDSTDVIKYDQFIQQVLQYHPKSKQAQLKDQEARAVLRSARGNFDPVLSSNLDQKHYDDKLYYRLFESELRLPTRLGVDLVGGFGKSSGQYINPEHRTGSAGLINAGIEINVLQGLLMDEGRTELKKAKSFQELAQNQQTNQLNELIYKATEAYLVWQRAYSSMEVVEESIQIAREYFENTKISFFNGEKTAVDTLEAYIILQDRQNLLQSTSASLVEAEQYLENYLWEEGNPNILDPSATPQKVDEKLFVLDEADRYVDSLQNHPLILEKVNQKNIYEASRRLKREKLLPKLKLKYMPLLTPSESGEWPSYTRSDYKWGFSFSFPLLIRKARGDYQQSAIKVRNTQLEIDNKRNELYNSAITSLNQLDLIRNQVVRQKQNIKGYAALLEAENEKFNFGESSVFLINKRQEKLLEGHLKLIDLHLKMQLVSMKYLYYTNNLMEQVEN; from the coding sequence ATGAAAGCAGTTAACAGCCGCATATTGATCAAAATCCTTACTCTTGGTCTTAGTTTTCAAGCACTTCCCTTTTTGGCATTGGCCCAAACAGACAGCACGGATGTCATAAAATATGACCAGTTTATCCAGCAGGTCCTCCAGTATCACCCCAAATCCAAACAAGCTCAACTTAAGGATCAGGAAGCGCGGGCAGTCTTGCGAAGTGCTAGGGGGAATTTTGATCCTGTTTTATCCTCTAACCTGGATCAAAAACACTATGATGACAAATTATATTACCGATTGTTTGAATCTGAACTGAGACTTCCCACCCGTTTAGGAGTGGATTTGGTAGGTGGATTTGGAAAATCCTCCGGGCAATATATCAATCCTGAGCACCGAACTGGAAGTGCAGGATTGATCAATGCAGGAATTGAAATCAATGTCCTGCAGGGTCTGCTCATGGATGAAGGAAGAACTGAGCTCAAAAAAGCAAAAAGTTTTCAGGAACTGGCACAAAATCAGCAAACCAACCAACTCAATGAGTTAATCTATAAAGCCACAGAAGCTTATTTGGTCTGGCAAAGGGCATATTCATCCATGGAGGTGGTCGAAGAAAGCATCCAGATAGCCCGGGAATATTTTGAAAACACAAAAATCTCCTTTTTTAATGGTGAAAAAACAGCCGTTGATACCCTGGAAGCTTATATCATCTTACAGGACCGACAAAACCTCCTGCAATCCACATCCGCTTCACTGGTAGAGGCAGAACAATACCTTGAAAACTATCTTTGGGAGGAAGGAAATCCCAATATTTTAGATCCATCCGCAACTCCCCAAAAGGTGGATGAAAAATTATTTGTATTGGATGAAGCTGACAGGTACGTGGATTCCCTTCAGAACCACCCATTAATTCTGGAAAAGGTCAATCAAAAAAACATCTATGAAGCTTCAAGGAGGCTAAAAAGGGAAAAACTTCTCCCCAAATTAAAACTCAAATACATGCCCTTATTAACTCCTTCCGAATCGGGGGAATGGCCATCTTACACCCGTTCGGATTACAAATGGGGCTTTTCTTTTTCCTTTCCCCTGTTAATCCGGAAAGCCAGGGGGGATTATCAGCAAAGTGCGATAAAGGTGCGCAATACCCAGTTGGAAATCGATAATAAAAGGAATGAACTTTACAATTCTGCCATCACCAGCCTCAACCAATTGGACCTTATCCGGAACCAGGTAGTCCGGCAAAAACAAAATATCAAGGGGTATGCGGCACTTCTGGAAGCTGAAAATGAAAAATTCAATTTTGGGGAAAGTTCCGTTTTCCTGATCAACAAAAGGCAGGAAAAACTTCTGGAAGGCCACCTAAAACTAATCGACCTCCACCTAAAAATGCAATTGGTATCCATGAAATACCTTTATTACACCAATAACCTCATGGAACAAGTAGAAAATTAG